The segment agaagatgattgaatgaaCGACATTGacataaatatttggacagaaaaagacaatctgtttttttctgttctgtcaaAGTGTAAGTTTCTGTGACCTGTCCCTCCACAGGGCTGTAAGTCTGGGCATTGGTTGGGCCAAATGTCACAAAGCCTTGAATGAAGGCTTCAGGTCACAGTATAATATGGCTGCAGTCATCCCTCCTTCAATTCATACCAACATCCCTGTCTGTGCACATGGAAGATGACCctaagagctttttttttatcagaggaACAGACAAAGTCTACAACAGAGTAGAATATTGGCGTGGATGTGAAATGCCTggtcaaacataaaaaaacacccTGGACTCTGGCTTGTTCTggtttacattttacattttttttttttttaccttatttagatttttttcattgcagtTTGGTTCAATTTAGACGCTGAAACCTCTCGGCTAGGTTTCCCACctggcagggagggagggaacaGACTTTGACACAATACAGACTGCACTGCCTTTCCTGAACCTCTAGGTCCTAACTGCTTTGCTGGGACCAGGGTGATACCAGCGGGAGAGCGTGTGGACATTGATGAGAAAATGGTTTGCTACTGCACCTACCGGGACGGGACATGGCACACACACCCCTATGCCACCTGCGAGCAGCGGCCCCATCTCAGTGTGACCCCTGGTGTCCACACAGACTCCCCAAGGGACGAAGAAAACAATGCCAGAGGGGGGAAACCGTTTAATCCCAGACTGGGTATGATACCGTGACCTGGAGAGTTAATTCATTTTGTACAAATGAACTCTTCCTATTCTTACCGGGCGTGTATTATTTGCATCACTCATCCAGGACACTTTTGATTAAAAAGCAACCCCTGAAATGTTTTCCGTTTTCTGCTGAATGCCAAGTCTCCACAGGATACACCTGCATGGCAGTCTGGTTGTGCTCAGCCATTGTTCCATCCGGTTCAGAGGTGAAGTGTCTTGTCTTCcacaaccttttctttttttcttttgtgatccCTATGTTTACTTTTAATATCCGAAATGAAGCTACAAGCTAAACACTAAACAgctacaaagcaaaaaaagcaacaaagcaacaacaatatAACCAATGCTTATGCAAGTGTTCATTACTGCAGTGAGAGCAGAGGAATACTAAATTGGTATATAATCCATAAAACACTTCCCTATatacaatttaaataatttctgtgAAACTCCAGAAAAAGGTTTCCCCACAAGAAAATTGAGCATTATTATCAACACACAATTTTCTCAAATGAATGTAACAATGCAGCTTATGGTGCTCATTTGGAGGGAAGTAATTCCCGTTGTTTCACTTCACAACGTCTCCCAAACAGCGGCAGTTGTAATCGTTTATGATAAACTTGTAACTGGCAGCCACATTTGCAGCTCGTTTAGATGTGTCTGGAGTTTTGCAGCTCTGCTCCCCTTAGTTCAGTCTTTACTCCCCCATATCATCAGTATGTTCTGAGTAGTATGGCTTAGACTGAGACCTTATTTAAACACGTAGTGTGGATCTCTCTGTGAGGACTGGAGGTTGTGTAACATTGAAAATAAAGTCTTTTGGAGGCTCTTCATCAATGTCAGTTAAGTCCAGCTGCTGTCATTCacttgtatttgtgtgtatcttgTTAGACCATGAAGTGTCGACATAATGATGCCATGAAGCGCAGTAGCTTCAGCATTGCTGGTCAGCAAAGCATATGTGCAGTGCCATTAAACACAGAACGCTCtctgttgtcatttttcatcattatattAATGCAAAATCTGTGACTGGAGATTTTGGCagcttgggtttttttttttttttcaacagagTTCAGGTGATAGAAGAAGAGGACTGAACAGAGGACAACCCCATTTTGGTCAGTGTCACAGGGGGCAGGAGTCACTCGCAGCTGTTAGAGGGGTGGGGGGAATAGGTTCGAGATGGGGGGGTAATAACCCTGGACAAATGAACATTCACATTCAGATACATGGCTTCAGAACTAACCTGACATGTCTGGACTGTGGGACAAAGCTGGAGAGCGTCCTTTTGACAGCTATGAccaggcaaaacaaaaaacaaacctcaattTAACAGCCAGAAAGTAAGTAAGTGTGAGAGATAACGAAATGAAGTTGCAGAGGCTTCTTCGCCTTGTCCAGCTATATTTCTCGCACTGATAAAGGGaattaattttttgttaatatttaatatttatattttatcaattttataTAATATTAACGATCCTGTCCTGGTTCTTGAGAGCACAAATCGGTGTTATGGTGTATTTTAAAAGGCGAGGACGGTGAAATTTAGCAAACCAGCTGGGCTCAGTGGGTAAAGAGAGTGGGTGCATGTAAACTGTgatcctccctctctcacattCCCTTCTTTAACTTTATcctttcccattttttttttttttttagaaattcaaCTATTTCTGGTGTACATGGGACAAGGGCTGAATTTGACCCATGGATTTTGGTTCCACTGTCCCTTTAACACTTGGATCAAAACTGCTAAAGTCCAGAATAGTTAGAATGGCGCACATGACAGTTAATGATGGGCAGAGACGAGGAACTCCtgcaaaatcaaaatatttattaaagCATTGCGAAAATGCCAATAAATGATCAGGGTGCTAAAATGGGGATTTTATTAAGTCCATTTaaaactagtaaaaaaaaaaacaaacaaacaaaaaaaaaaacataaaagcaaaaacaacctATAAGTACAGTTCAACTGTTCAATGAAAAGAGTGCTAAGCATAAATGGTTGTAGCTGTCAACAGTGAGAGGTAATAATATTACCCTGGGACAGAAAACCCGACACGCACACTGCAAagcaaaagaaccaaaaaaggGATGTATGCAAACTGAATAAAAGGGCAGAAGAATAATATTGCTAAGCACACAGCTAAACTGTGAGGTAGAAACAACAATCACTCTCACTCCCCTACGGAAAAGGTTGTAGCAAAATACTGTTAGACcaatagataataataatattaagaacAAAAAGGTGCTCATAGGTGCAGCCTTTATAGTGTGTCCAACAATCAAGTAGAAGGAAGCCCAGGATGCCTGTCTGGCCTTATGGTGGCCTGAAACGAACGTTTCACATTTAATGATTTCATATTCTGAATATTGACTTTGAAGGTGAAACGAATGACTGTGGAGGAAAATGTGGGTGAGCATGATGGATTATGGCGGGTTGTCAACCTGTGCTGTCGcagttagtttttttctgcGCTCACAAATTCAATGTTTCATTCTCCTGAACTCATAAAGGTTTCGGTTTCTTGGAACCACTGCTGCAGTCGATTGCTGCGAtttacagagaaagaaaggtgAGCCTGGATGTGACATCGTGACTACATCGCACCAATGTGTTGAGACAGTGTTAACCACAAGCCAAATTGTCTTCATGCTTGAGCCAAAGGCAACTGGCTTCAGTGACAGCCCCACCAGAGCTCCAAAACCTTGGACTCCATtagcttttaatttaattagcCTTTTAATTCAGAGGAAGAACATCCTCCAGAAACTAAAATAAGTCCAGATGCTTCAGAGTGTCTTGACTCCAGAGACCGCAGAGGAGCCAGACCACGGTGCAGCGGAACTGTGACGTTTCACATGAATGCCAAACTATTATTTCTGATTTCCtgtcttcatattttaaaactatttctttTGTAATAATAGACACAGTGGGACAGTGAAGAAATGAATCTCAAATAGTTTTTTCATTATCTGATGCTGGTCGCCCCACTTTGAGCCTGCCGCTCTGATGAATTATACTGGTGCTACAGTGACAGAAGGCAAACAAGTGTTGTGTGCAGGTGGTGTCCTGGCTCCTCTCTGCAGCCATGGTGCCTTCCATCTGTccacagagaggacagacatGTCCAAGTAGACCAGACACACACTCGGTGCTGAAGGTGACCGtggaagcagaaaaatggaTGATTGACACTATTTTATACTCTTCAACTTAACtatctcattcaaatgaatgggaaggtgtgtccaaacctttgactggtagtgtgtatgtgtgtaatatgGGAGTGCATGCCAGTTAGTGTTTATTACTACTGTATAAATGTTTTGCCATGTACTTTTTGACTGTGGCTAAATGATTTTTTACTGTTCCTGCAGTGTTCACAGAGGACTTTCATCAAACATAGGTTGAACAGATGTCAGCCTTCCAAATGTTCAAATATCATCTATATTCTGTCCAAATGATGCCGACTTCATGTCCTCATCTCCTTCATAGGCTCATGTTTAATGGTTCCCAGTGGTTTGCCTGCCAGTCTGAACAACCTGTATCTTCTCCGTTGACAGACCGGGTGGTTCATTTGTTTAGGAGCTTAACAGTCCTGTACTGCCCCACTCCGTGGCAGGTCCGAGGAAGTACAGGAAGCAACACGAGCTTGACAATTATAAATCTTAACAGTATAACTTTATAAGTAAAACCGAAGCCCATGTTCATTCCacttattttttgtattttgtgatcTTTGTTGTGTTTCGTCATCTTTTAATATCATTGTTAAAATTAAAGCAatccaatttttatttatattgctgAACCAGCTTCTGAAGACTTTTCCAGTTGGATATCAGTAAAGCAGATCAATCTGTCTAGATGTTTTTAGCAACACATTTACAGTCATACAGAGAATTCACTAATTACTGTGTGTATTAGGAAAACATCTAACAACACTACCAATGTTTTTTCCATAAAACCAGCATCAGACCAAACAGGTTCTTTAACTCAcaatggaaatttaaaaacatcctcacacacagattaatatttcaaatgaatccttttctcttcctcagtgaagacagtgaaacctgcagcttcatttacaacagtttttattgaaaatgaacaGAGGTGTGGTGTCCAGCTCAGGCGATGCTGCCAGCATTTGAGGCAATCCTAGGCCACAGGTCTGCACACTCTTTGGCCACTGGGCCTGTGATGGCTGAACCTGCAGATAGAGAAGGAAGGCAAAGTTACTTCAGCCCTGACTGTTGCAGAGAACACCATCTCCTCACAATGAGGCATTTCCCCAGTAACAGCATGACAAACAATCAACTATCCTCTCACAATCAAGCCCACTGACAGATGGGCTGTCAGAGTGGGACTGACCATCTGGACAAAAACCTCAGTGGGCCAATGAACTAAATCTGTCTCATCACTGATTGAGATCAGTCAGCTACAGTGTGTCACTGCTGTCTCACCCACAGTGATGAGCTTAATCTTCCCTTCTACGACAACTCACCCAGCCACTGAGCAGACAAAGCAAGTGCTTTTGGAAGGGGGAATATGATCCTTCACATCAAATCTAAGGCCATTTGTAAAGTGAGGATGACTGACGGAACCTGGTGATGAATCCAAACAAGACCCACCTTTCATTTCTCCTTTGTTGTTTACTATGACACCCGCGTTGTCTTCAAAGTAAAGGAACACACCATCTTTTCGCCGATACGACTTCCGCTGCCGTATCACCACCGCAGGATGCACTGAAGGAGAGAGGCAGGGTTAATTCATCATTCCTTGTGTGACTGATTCACTCTCTTTTCCATCTGCATCTCTGTAGCGAGATCACATCTATTTAGAGCTCATATGTTGAAAATGATGTTGGTGACAGCTTGAGAACACCAGACTGTCCCTCTACACTGCTCACGTGTCTGAAGTCACTTAACATATACAATCTCAATTTAACTACATTATTCAAATGTTCAGCAGCTTAAATATAGTGATAATAGTAAAGAATgaacaattaattaattagtcCAGTAAATAAGTACAACACATGAATTACTGGTACAGTTAAGGCATAAGTGGGTTTTTTGTTCTTCCTAGTTGATTTCAAGCTGTTTCAGTGCAAATGCAACATGCATGCCCAATGTGTACACACGtgattggttttttttttatagtttaatGAGCAAGCTGAACACCAGTGTAACGCATGGATGGACTCACCCTTCTTCCTGAGTTCTGGTTTGCCTTTCTTGACTGTGGCCATGACCATGTCACCCACTCCAGCTGCAGGCAGACGGTTCAGACGTCCCTTGATGCCCTTCACAGAGATGATGTACAGGTTCTTGGCTCCTGACAGGGGAAAACAATGATGTgggggaaaacaaacagcatgtaAGTATGGCAGACAAAGAACTATtctctccacagcagcagcacttaaTCTTGTGTCATCACTGATTGAGATCAGTCAGCTACAGCGTGTTGCTGCTATCTCACCCACAGTGATGAGCTCAATTTTCCCTTCTACGACAACTCACCCAGCCACTGAGCAGACAAAGCAAGTGCTTTTGGAAGGGGGACCAACACAAAGTAGTGTAATTTATAagtttaatataaataaaagggGTTCTTGAACCCACCTGTCTGATAAACCAGTTATTTGTTTGACACTCACATGGATAGTTAGCTACAAGGAGAAGGTGGCTGAAAAGTTGCAGCAGCTTAGCTAACTGGCAGGAAGCTAATGTCCAAAGGTGCATCCAACACATCTGAAGCTCCATGGTAACGTTACATCTCATTTGTTCTCACATAAAATTGTTTCCTGTTGACGCCTACCTGTGTTGTCAGCACAGTTAATGACTGCACCCACTGGGAGACCCAGTGAAATGCGGAACTTGGCTCCAGATGAACCACCACGTCCTGCAGATaaaggaaaattatttaaaatatgtataGAACATCATGCCATGGATCTGTGATTTGCCTCAGAAACAAAGAATTTAGCTATTATTATGTAAAGCATCACCTATAGATAAAATTGCAAGCTTTTTTGTTTGCCAAAGCCATATTTTTGTATTAGTGAggataaatgtaatatttctccCCACatgaaagggagaaaaagcTTCAAATTACCAAAATTTACAGAAATACTAGTCTTAAAGGttctgtgcaaacacacatgtcCTGAAGTTACCATATCAGTAAATTCTCTAATGCAGTGGTCAGTGTAGGAGGAATTGTTCATGTAAGGTTCATAAAATCCTTGACAAGAAGTACATCATACCGATCCATATAACAGCAGttcttttccattcattcaacacagatttattaaaaatgtgaaaatacattATTACTACCTGCCTCtgccacagaaaacaaacagccaaaagcCCAGAAGCACTAAGAGGCTGTGGAAAAGCTAACTGT is part of the Echeneis naucrates chromosome 8, fEcheNa1.1, whole genome shotgun sequence genome and harbors:
- the rpl23 gene encoding large ribosomal subunit protein uL14, translating into MSKRGRGGSSGAKFRISLGLPVGAVINCADNTGAKNLYIISVKGIKGRLNRLPAAGVGDMVMATVKKGKPELRKKVHPAVVIRQRKSYRRKDGVFLYFEDNAGVIVNNKGEMKGSAITGPVAKECADLWPRIASNAGSIA